In one window of bacterium DNA:
- the flhB gene encoding flagellar biosynthesis protein FlhB — protein MSDAPGGERTEKATPRKREKALEKGQIALSQEVNSALVLLAGFSLLFVGTGAMGRILNDNARYLLGEAHLFRLDSPFALAEFAAANVMVLIKAVAPVAGGIMVVGLLANLMQVGWHVNLSALAFRGENINPLNGIKSMFSRKMAFELVKSLVKILLISAVSWWTVASLGGDLMGIAMLPLTGAASVGWDTLAKLVYRLAALMFALAAVDWAFQKWQHEESLKMTKQEVIEENKDVEGDPQIKARMRAIQIEAVRKRMMAEIPLADVVVTNPTHFAVALRYKDGEAAPRVVAKGQDHLAQTIKRIARENRIPVIENKPLARALHKLVKVGAYIPDDLYQAVAEVLAYVYRLKRA, from the coding sequence ATGTCGGACGCTCCGGGCGGCGAGAGGACCGAGAAGGCGACACCGCGAAAACGCGAGAAGGCCCTCGAGAAGGGCCAGATCGCGCTGAGCCAGGAGGTCAACAGCGCCCTGGTGCTCCTGGCCGGCTTCTCCCTGCTGTTCGTCGGCACCGGCGCCATGGGCCGGATCCTCAACGACAACGCCCGCTACCTGCTCGGCGAGGCGCACCTCTTCCGGCTGGACAGCCCCTTCGCGCTGGCCGAGTTCGCGGCGGCCAACGTCATGGTCCTGATCAAGGCGGTCGCGCCGGTGGCCGGCGGGATCATGGTGGTGGGGCTGCTCGCCAACCTCATGCAGGTCGGCTGGCACGTGAACCTCTCGGCCCTGGCCTTCCGGGGGGAGAACATCAACCCGCTGAACGGCATCAAGAGCATGTTCAGCCGCAAGATGGCCTTCGAGCTGGTCAAGAGCCTGGTGAAGATCCTGCTGATCAGCGCCGTTTCCTGGTGGACGGTCGCCTCGCTCGGCGGGGATCTGATGGGGATCGCGATGCTGCCCCTGACCGGGGCGGCGTCCGTGGGCTGGGACACGCTGGCCAAGCTCGTCTACCGCCTGGCCGCCCTGATGTTCGCGCTGGCCGCGGTCGACTGGGCGTTCCAGAAGTGGCAGCACGAGGAGAGCCTCAAGATGACCAAGCAGGAGGTCATCGAGGAGAACAAGGACGTCGAGGGCGACCCCCAGATCAAGGCCCGCATGCGCGCCATCCAGATCGAGGCGGTGCGCAAGCGCATGATGGCCGAGATCCCGCTGGCCGACGTCGTGGTGACCAACCCGACCCACTTCGCCGTGGCCCTGCGCTACAAGGACGGGGAGGCGGCGCCGCGGGTGGTCGCCAAGGGACAGGACCACCTGGCGCAGACGATCAAGCGCATCGCCCGCGAGAACCGCATTCCGGTCATCGAGAACAAGCCGTTGGCACGCGCCCTGCATAAGCTCGTCAAGGTCGGGGCCTACATCCCGGACGACCTCTACCAGGCCGTCGCCGAGGTGCTGGCCTACGTGTACCGCCTGAAGCGGGCCTGA
- the fliQ gene encoding flagellar biosynthesis protein FliQ, producing MTAETVVELGQLALKTTLLVAGPMLAAGMVVGLIISVFQAATHINEMTMTFVPKILAVFLVLIISLPWMIQQMTSFTLDIFERIGAM from the coding sequence ATGACCGCCGAGACCGTCGTCGAACTGGGGCAGCTCGCCCTGAAGACCACCCTGCTGGTGGCCGGCCCCATGCTGGCCGCGGGCATGGTGGTGGGACTGATCATCAGCGTCTTCCAGGCGGCGACGCACATCAACGAGATGACCATGACCTTCGTGCCGAAGATCCTGGCCGTGTTCCTGGTGCTGATCATCTCGCTGCCCTGGATGATCCAGCAGATGACCTCCTTCACGCTGGACATCTTCGAGCGCATCGGAGCGATGTGA
- a CDS encoding flagellar biosynthetic protein FliR — translation MNPPVQLDFTWLILTLALALRLSILVAMLPLLSGSTVPPLWRVAIAVVIAGATAPAVAAQLPPGPLDLSWEALAAEGLRSLAVGALLAFTAGVPFAAVRFAGELIGVQIGFSMVNTIDPQGMGQVSVLANLYYLLAVMIFFAVDGHHTLISVCAQSCTLVPPLQPISLEAGSWLVVQEFAGFFELGLRLAAPVAVVLLLVSVAMGFVVKTVPQINILVVGFPITIAVGLATMGLSLVFFGQVLGSLFADLEGRFGAVLGALQG, via the coding sequence ATGAACCCGCCGGTGCAGCTCGACTTCACCTGGCTGATCCTGACCCTGGCGCTGGCCCTGCGCCTGTCCATCCTGGTCGCGATGCTGCCGCTGCTGTCGGGCTCGACGGTGCCGCCGCTGTGGCGCGTCGCGATCGCGGTCGTCATCGCCGGCGCCACCGCGCCGGCGGTCGCGGCCCAGCTGCCGCCGGGACCGCTGGACCTCTCCTGGGAGGCGCTGGCGGCCGAGGGGCTGCGCTCGCTGGCGGTGGGCGCCCTGCTGGCCTTCACGGCCGGCGTCCCGTTCGCCGCGGTCCGCTTCGCCGGCGAGCTGATCGGCGTCCAGATCGGCTTCTCGATGGTCAACACCATCGACCCCCAGGGCATGGGCCAGGTCTCGGTGCTGGCGAACCTCTACTACCTGCTGGCGGTCATGATCTTCTTCGCGGTGGACGGGCACCACACCCTGATCTCGGTGTGCGCGCAGTCCTGCACGCTGGTGCCGCCGCTGCAGCCGATCTCGCTGGAGGCGGGCTCCTGGCTCGTCGTGCAGGAGTTCGCCGGCTTCTTCGAGCTGGGCCTGCGCCTCGCGGCGCCGGTCGCGGTGGTGCTGCTGCTGGTGAGCGTCGCCATGGGCTTCGTGGTCAAGACGGTGCCCCAGATCAACATCCTGGTGGTGGGCTTCCCCATCACCATCGCCGTCGGGTTGGCGACGATGGGGCTGTCGCTGGTCTTCTTCGGCCAGGTCCTCGGCTCGCTCTTCGCCGACCTGGAGGGCCGTTTCGGCGCCGTCCTGGGCGCACTGCAGGGCTGA